A section of the Dehalococcoidales bacterium genome encodes:
- a CDS encoding aldolase translates to MLTQFQRVGRDLFIRGLVASHTGNLSIRLRNRILITRRGAMLGCLQEHDLIETGVSKNDRSTPLASSELAVHRAIYQLTPAQAIIHAHPPHAVALSLTVTEIVPNCAEGLEVVGRVPVLGCNTMVKSGELAETIADALNEHLVAVVHGHGSFAVGQLLEDAYNCTTMLEESSQVICLLRSLQGNLVGQQPSS, encoded by the coding sequence ATGCTGACTCAGTTCCAGAGAGTAGGACGCGACCTGTTTATCAGGGGGCTTGTCGCCTCTCATACTGGTAACCTTAGTATCAGGTTGAGGAATCGCATCCTTATCACCCGTCGTGGTGCCATGCTCGGTTGTCTCCAGGAACACGACCTGATTGAGACCGGGGTCAGTAAGAATGACCGTTCGACACCACTGGCTTCGTCCGAACTGGCCGTTCACCGTGCCATCTATCAGTTAACCCCGGCACAGGCGATTATCCATGCCCACCCGCCCCATGCCGTCGCCCTATCGCTTACGGTCACTGAGATTGTCCCTAATTGTGCCGAGGGCCTTGAAGTGGTGGGCCGGGTTCCTGTACTGGGCTGTAACACGATGGTTAAATCCGGGGAGCTTGCCGAGACAATTGCCGATGCCCTTAATGAACATCTGGTGGCGGTGGTGCACGGCCATGGTAGTTTTGCCGTCGGACAGCTACTCGAAGATGCCTACAACTGTACTACCATGCTTGAAGAGAGCAGTCAGGTTATATGCCTGTTGAGGTCGTTGCAGGGGAACCTCGTCGGCCAGCAACCGTCAAGCTAG
- a CDS encoding glycerol-3-phosphate acyltransferase: protein MIVNEFVTGVVVFLIGYLLGSMPSAYIFTRMSSGKDIRKLGGGNVGGLNTFREVGALPAIAVGIIDFGKGAAVVAIAHWLLKVDPVYVFLAAGAAVVGHNWMVWLRFSGGKGMGTTVGALVVLMPVYGYLTGLWVLLGIIAVPFAITRNVALSMGIGLVVLPFIAWLGTHSGLFVIWSVIVGLIIAAKFAPTALRVIAQSTGVRDFIRGQ, encoded by the coding sequence ATGATAGTAAATGAGTTTGTAACCGGCGTGGTGGTATTCCTCATCGGTTACCTGCTGGGCTCAATGCCCTCGGCGTACATCTTCACCCGGATGTCCAGCGGCAAGGATATCCGGAAGCTGGGCGGGGGAAACGTCGGCGGGCTGAACACCTTCCGCGAAGTGGGCGCTCTGCCGGCCATAGCCGTCGGTATCATAGACTTCGGCAAGGGGGCAGCAGTGGTGGCAATTGCCCACTGGTTGCTAAAGGTGGACCCGGTCTACGTCTTCCTGGCGGCGGGGGCGGCAGTGGTGGGTCACAACTGGATGGTCTGGCTGAGATTCAGCGGCGGCAAGGGCATGGGGACCACAGTAGGTGCCCTGGTAGTCCTGATGCCGGTCTACGGCTACCTGACAGGGCTGTGGGTTCTGCTCGGCATAATCGCTGTGCCGTTTGCAATCACCCGCAATGTCGCCCTGTCCATGGGAATCGGTCTGGTAGTCCTGCCCTTCATTGCGTGGTTGGGGACACATTCGGGCCTGTTTGTCATCTGGTCGGTGATTGTGGGGCTGATTATTGCGGCAAAGTTTGCGCCCACGGCACTGAGGGTTATAGCTCAGAGTACGGGGGTCAGGGATTTCATCCGCGGACAATAG